One stretch of Streptococcus australis DNA includes these proteins:
- a CDS encoding SIALI-17 repeat-containing surface protein, whose product MAKHFFEKRCHYSIRKFAIGAASVMIGASIFGANMVQAAETATPSESEGSITHVQALDKLPDDLAAALEKADAESATEASHGETPATDKGTNPPSSKEAKTETSPVVPKPAEIAKPDNKPAETATPAPKPAEKQIEDREDVNHLEGATAQASNHETGTNFTADKAIDGDDNTRWATDKDVPKPTFELTLPKTTLIKHVEIDWDRRLRNGQNDPNIKSWSLYYAGQEDVGANGEKQWKLAHTKTGDPVLDDKVDLADSIKAKYLKLEVNDYQAGTMNWRNVGIQEIRAYSNIPDTSKVTDIRQVTELIVAEDGQSLVLPSLPGEVSLIGSNKQGVIDLQNRIHKPLTDQRVKVMVQQIKDSHTFTKEFEVVIKGLHQDEGVGVKPKVAPAVQQWYGKEGQSSITSDTVLATGDSGFDQAASFYQTDLASRGLELATGDKQAQKRIEFKKVENKGYGKEGYGITIQDDVITIEAATNTGAFYATRTLLQMGETDLQNGEIRDFPSFSHRGFMLDTGRKFIPYDTLVDIMLNMAYYKMNDLQLHLNDNYIFLKEHLVGKNLTPEEQLKYVLEHAKTGFRLETDIVGKNGQKLTSDEHYTKEEMQNLIKLAKALHINLVPEIDTPGHALSFVKVRPDLMYQGSLSDYAGKHNVERVAMLDLDTKYEETLKFVKSVYDKLLDGPDAPLHGVSTVHIGTDEYYGSRESYRRYVNDLIQYIKSKGYTPRIWGSLSAKRGNTPVDWNGVEVDIWSIHWQRPHEAIAQGAKIINITDVPTYSVPSGSNSQAAYGDYANYERQYNSWTPNDFRTGGGPLLAASHPSIIGGGHAVWNDNIDLHETGLTSYDIFKRFFKSMQTTAERTWGSDRAAATFAERTLPTSPYAPQSNPDRAIDQSDLFTINPETVKNYASKKVKTSEQGLAFEKDSSIEGLVGDVGPSHVLKFDVTVTGDGEQTFSTSGDNRIYLADKDGYLAYQFEQFHIQFKKKLEKNKRYQISIVTKPQLTEVYVDGEKIERIANPAHPRFAHNSLVLPLERIGGFKGILHSAELSDKPFVNPRLISNDKFTATASSQQLPGNATEGAVEKAFDNDPNTFWHTKWTGDTAPYTLTMTLKEAEKVNGLTYLPRPGGGNGVVTRYEIYAQKDGQMVKVSEGSWDNNAQEKTVNFAAVDTNKIELKVLEGVGGFASAAEVHLLKPAKEGQETPEPSQPQPPSTPNKPEVDQTGDGTVELADQFTASKPASEDSIAAASKSNDYLKKEYKIFPTPQKVTYGEGVTALRKQVNLVMGDQLDIYTRNRLKSVLQDNQVSYTTGKSAVAGATNIYLGVHGQGSQAEQNLSNVSAGLFDKIDAYALTIKDNSISIVGKDTDAVFYGLTTLKHMLKESQVPVLRNVTVEDYAEIKNRGFIEGYYGNPWSNADRAELMRFGGDLKLTQYFFAPKDDPYHNKKWRELYPEEKLAEIRELARVGNQNKTRYVWTIHPFMNNRIRFGNEADYQEDLATIKAKFTQLMKVGVREFGILADDAPSPVGGYNSYNRLMRDMTNWLTEMQGTYSGLRKEMIFVPGQYWGNGREDELKSLNENLPSSTSMTLTGGKIWGEVSESFLSTLKKNLTAGGKTYRPVSLWVNWPVTDNSKQHLILGGGEKFLHPNVDPSLLSGIMLNPMQQSEPSKIALFSGAQYSWKQWKSEEEAKKINDIAFNFVENGHFEDSKVSAAFRELGKHMINQNMDNRVVKLEESVDLAPKLTDFMTKLKAGQDVTAERAALRAEFAKIKEAAELYKASGDKKMVAQIHYWLDNAIDQMNALDAFLTGTEAMATNDAAKLWDSYYKGLKFYEQSQTHTFHYVDHMEKAELGVQHIRPFILSLKEVLASEVQKVLHPDQIISTFITNRTGVEGGLAEVTDGDLATHAIIKSPNSIKTGDYIGMKFNKPVAIQTLTFAMGTQANPRDTFSKAEVQYQDENDNWVTLKEPSYVGNESLLKFENLNIKAKAVRMIATADRENTWFAVQEIAVNRPVEKARSQQATTVSLSSNLVYKLNTSARQITDGKDNTEAMMANADGSNTTPVDAWAQLDLGEVKSVTKVRLRQGTGDKLAAGVLEYSTDGTAWQELDRLSGEQTKEVTRAINARYIRVRNTKALDLWWRIQDFSVETRSGSSELTDTNVDALKETPVVDSLGRYELQIPAGTKLPANSYLGMKLDRIHQVKSIQLQGQANPALSLEYSANAQEWTPASQLTDRSVATHLVRYVRLVNKTDQEQAVTATSLLVTTKEVQPTKLESTSMGIHPAYGSNDVRKLNNLDQLFDGVYNNFVEFSDYAHKDGHVTLKLGSERTIKKIRAYIQDGTQNYLRDGKIQVSQDGKTWTDVVTVGDGVANSQHDDSLTDGWTHDSKMPGNRYIEGELTTLVKANYLRVLYTADYDARFVGFTELVINDGEFVKPINDPTVEGNGGESQGNLYNNLVDGKVLTSYKSEKDKGELVYHLSEPTNANHLRLVSSLPEGAKARILARTLKDGQDSWTDLGAITSSLQTFAIRNGGSLLDVKLVWEGGKAEFYELASFHQELTEESVQSSKGEEQPPVLEVPEFTGGVNAAEAAVHEVPEYTGSLGTAGDQPAPTVEKLEFTGGVNAVEAAVHEVPEYTGPFGTAGDQPAPTVEKLEFTGGVNAVEAAVHEVPEYTGPLGTAGDQPAPIVEKLEFTGGVNAVEAAVHEVPEYTGPLGTAGDQPAPTVEKPEYKLNLSPLADTKTPEVKHDDQKELPATGESKSDTALFLAGVSLALSAIFIAKGKKE is encoded by the coding sequence ACCTGACAATAAACCAGCTGAAACTGCTACACCTGCACCAAAACCAGCTGAAAAGCAAATAGAAGATAGAGAAGATGTGAATCATCTCGAAGGTGCTACTGCTCAGGCAAGCAACCATGAGACTGGTACCAACTTTACTGCAGATAAGGCTATCGACGGAGATGACAATACTCGTTGGGCCACAGACAAAGATGTACCAAAACCAACTTTTGAACTAACTCTGCCAAAGACTACCTTGATTAAACATGTTGAAATTGACTGGGATCGTCGTCTTCGTAATGGGCAAAATGACCCCAATATCAAATCTTGGAGTCTCTACTATGCAGGTCAAGAAGACGTGGGCGCTAATGGAGAAAAACAATGGAAACTAGCTCATACCAAGACTGGAGATCCAGTTTTAGACGATAAAGTAGACCTAGCTGACAGTATCAAAGCTAAGTATCTCAAACTTGAGGTCAATGATTACCAAGCGGGAACCATGAACTGGAGAAACGTTGGAATCCAAGAAATTCGAGCCTATTCAAATATTCCTGATACAAGCAAGGTAACGGATATCCGCCAAGTAACAGAACTAATAGTAGCAGAAGATGGACAGTCTCTTGTCTTGCCTAGTCTACCAGGGGAAGTCAGCCTCATCGGAAGCAATAAACAAGGTGTAATTGACCTTCAAAATCGTATCCATAAACCTCTGACAGATCAACGCGTTAAGGTTATGGTGCAACAAATCAAAGACAGCCATACTTTCACTAAGGAATTTGAAGTAGTCATCAAGGGGCTACATCAGGACGAGGGTGTGGGTGTAAAACCAAAAGTAGCACCAGCTGTTCAACAATGGTATGGAAAAGAAGGTCAATCTTCTATCACTTCAGATACAGTTCTTGCGACAGGAGATTCAGGCTTTGATCAGGCTGCAAGCTTCTACCAGACAGACCTTGCAAGCCGTGGATTGGAACTTGCAACAGGTGACAAACAGGCTCAAAAACGAATCGAGTTTAAAAAGGTTGAAAATAAGGGCTATGGTAAAGAAGGCTACGGCATCACTATCCAAGATGATGTGATTACCATCGAAGCTGCAACGAACACAGGAGCGTTTTACGCAACTCGTACTCTTCTTCAAATGGGAGAAACAGACCTACAAAATGGCGAAATTCGCGATTTCCCAAGTTTCAGCCACCGTGGCTTTATGCTGGACACAGGTCGTAAATTTATCCCTTATGACACCCTTGTAGACATCATGCTCAACATGGCCTACTACAAGATGAACGACTTGCAGTTGCACCTTAATGATAACTATATCTTCCTCAAGGAACACTTGGTAGGTAAGAATTTAACTCCAGAAGAACAACTCAAGTATGTACTTGAACATGCCAAGACTGGTTTCCGTTTAGAGACAGATATTGTCGGTAAGAATGGGCAGAAATTGACATCAGATGAGCATTATACCAAGGAAGAAATGCAAAATCTGATTAAATTGGCCAAGGCTCTTCATATCAACCTAGTACCAGAAATTGATACACCAGGACACGCACTTTCATTTGTTAAAGTTCGTCCAGACCTCATGTATCAAGGTAGTTTGAGCGATTACGCGGGCAAGCACAATGTCGAACGAGTTGCCATGCTAGACTTGGATACTAAGTATGAAGAAACTCTTAAATTTGTCAAATCCGTCTATGACAAACTCCTAGATGGACCAGATGCTCCTTTGCATGGTGTATCCACTGTTCATATCGGAACGGATGAATACTATGGCAGCAGAGAAAGCTACCGTCGCTATGTCAATGACTTGATCCAATATATCAAGTCTAAAGGCTATACACCTCGTATCTGGGGCTCGCTCAGTGCGAAACGTGGGAACACTCCTGTTGATTGGAACGGAGTAGAAGTTGATATTTGGAGTATTCATTGGCAACGACCTCATGAAGCCATTGCTCAGGGAGCCAAGATTATCAACATCACGGATGTGCCTACCTATAGTGTACCAAGTGGAAGCAATAGTCAAGCAGCTTATGGAGACTATGCTAACTACGAACGTCAGTACAATAGCTGGACACCGAATGATTTCAGAACAGGTGGAGGTCCGCTTCTAGCAGCTTCTCATCCAAGCATTATTGGTGGCGGGCACGCAGTTTGGAATGACAATATCGACCTTCATGAGACCGGTTTGACCTCTTATGATATCTTTAAACGCTTCTTCAAGAGCATGCAAACTACTGCAGAACGTACTTGGGGATCTGATCGTGCAGCTGCGACCTTTGCAGAACGTACCCTACCAACTAGCCCTTATGCACCACAGTCAAATCCTGATAGAGCGATTGATCAAAGTGATTTGTTTACTATCAATCCTGAAACAGTGAAGAACTATGCAAGTAAGAAGGTGAAGACAAGCGAGCAAGGATTGGCATTTGAGAAAGACAGCAGCATCGAAGGCTTGGTTGGTGATGTTGGTCCAAGTCATGTCTTGAAGTTTGATGTGACTGTCACTGGTGACGGTGAACAAACCTTCTCAACAAGTGGAGACAACCGTATCTATCTAGCTGATAAAGACGGCTACCTTGCTTATCAATTTGAACAGTTCCATATCCAGTTCAAGAAAAAACTTGAAAAGAACAAACGTTATCAAATCTCCATCGTAACCAAACCACAATTAACGGAAGTTTATGTGGATGGTGAAAAGATTGAGCGTATTGCAAATCCAGCCCACCCTCGCTTTGCCCACAATAGCTTGGTACTACCGCTTGAAAGAATCGGTGGTTTCAAAGGAATCTTGCATAGTGCAGAGTTGTCAGACAAACCATTTGTAAATCCTCGTTTGATTTCAAATGATAAGTTTACTGCAACCGCAAGCAGTCAGCAACTTCCAGGAAACGCGACTGAAGGAGCTGTTGAAAAGGCTTTTGACAATGATCCAAATACCTTCTGGCATACTAAATGGACTGGTGACACTGCGCCATACACCCTTACTATGACCTTGAAAGAAGCAGAAAAAGTCAATGGCTTGACTTATCTTCCACGCCCAGGTGGTGGAAATGGTGTCGTGACGCGCTACGAAATCTACGCACAAAAAGATGGCCAAATGGTCAAGGTTTCAGAAGGAAGCTGGGACAACAACGCCCAAGAAAAAACAGTCAACTTTGCGGCGGTAGATACCAACAAGATTGAGTTGAAAGTATTGGAAGGCGTTGGTGGTTTTGCAAGTGCAGCTGAAGTTCATCTATTGAAACCTGCCAAAGAAGGACAAGAAACACCTGAACCAAGTCAGCCTCAACCACCATCTACTCCTAACAAACCAGAAGTAGACCAAACCGGCGATGGAACAGTTGAATTGGCAGATCAGTTCACTGCAAGCAAACCAGCTAGCGAAGACAGCATTGCAGCTGCTAGCAAGAGCAATGACTATCTTAAGAAAGAGTACAAGATCTTCCCAACTCCACAAAAAGTGACCTATGGCGAAGGTGTTACGGCTCTTCGTAAGCAAGTCAATCTGGTTATGGGGGATCAACTCGATATCTATACTCGCAATCGCTTGAAGAGTGTCTTGCAGGATAATCAAGTATCTTATACAACTGGTAAATCTGCAGTTGCAGGTGCAACCAATATCTATCTTGGAGTGCATGGACAAGGTTCACAAGCAGAACAAAACTTGTCCAACGTTTCAGCAGGTCTCTTTGACAAGATTGATGCCTATGCCTTGACCATTAAGGATAACTCGATTTCTATCGTCGGGAAAGATACAGATGCGGTCTTCTATGGCTTGACAACCTTGAAACATATGCTCAAGGAAAGTCAAGTTCCAGTTCTTCGCAATGTGACGGTGGAAGATTACGCTGAAATCAAGAACCGTGGTTTCATCGAAGGTTACTATGGAAACCCATGGTCAAATGCAGATCGTGCAGAATTGATGCGATTTGGTGGCGATTTGAAATTGACTCAATACTTCTTTGCACCAAAAGATGATCCATACCACAACAAGAAATGGCGTGAACTCTATCCAGAAGAAAAACTAGCTGAAATCCGAGAACTCGCTCGCGTCGGAAATCAAAACAAAACTCGTTATGTATGGACCATCCATCCATTCATGAACAACCGTATCCGCTTTGGAAATGAAGCGGACTACCAAGAAGACCTGGCTACCATCAAAGCCAAATTTACCCAGTTGATGAAAGTGGGTGTCCGTGAGTTTGGTATTCTAGCAGATGATGCGCCAAGCCCAGTCGGAGGCTACAATAGCTACAACCGCTTGATGCGAGATATGACCAATTGGTTGACAGAAATGCAGGGAACCTACAGTGGTCTTCGCAAAGAAATGATCTTTGTTCCTGGTCAGTATTGGGGCAATGGACGTGAGGATGAGTTGAAGTCTCTGAATGAAAATCTCCCAAGTTCAACATCCATGACCTTGACTGGTGGTAAGATTTGGGGTGAAGTCTCTGAAAGCTTCCTCTCAACACTTAAGAAGAATCTAACTGCAGGTGGGAAGACTTATCGTCCAGTATCACTTTGGGTGAACTGGCCGGTGACAGACAACTCTAAACAACACTTGATTTTAGGTGGTGGAGAGAAATTCCTTCATCCGAATGTAGATCCTAGCTTGCTATCTGGTATCATGTTGAACCCAATGCAACAGTCTGAACCATCTAAGATTGCCCTCTTTTCAGGAGCTCAATACTCATGGAAACAGTGGAAATCAGAAGAAGAAGCTAAGAAAATCAATGATATTGCCTTCAACTTTGTAGAAAATGGTCATTTTGAAGATAGCAAGGTATCAGCAGCCTTCCGCGAACTTGGTAAGCACATGATTAACCAAAACATGGATAATCGTGTCGTCAAACTAGAAGAATCGGTAGACTTGGCTCCAAAATTAACAGACTTCATGACCAAGCTCAAAGCAGGTCAGGATGTGACTGCCGAGCGTGCAGCCTTGCGAGCTGAATTTGCCAAGATTAAAGAAGCTGCTGAACTCTATAAAGCATCAGGCGATAAAAAAATGGTTGCGCAAATTCACTATTGGTTGGATAATGCAATCGATCAAATGAATGCTCTCGATGCCTTCCTTACAGGAACTGAAGCCATGGCTACAAACGATGCAGCCAAACTTTGGGACAGCTACTATAAAGGCTTGAAGTTCTACGAACAGTCTCAAACTCATACCTTCCATTATGTAGACCATATGGAAAAGGCTGAATTGGGTGTTCAACATATTCGTCCATTTATCCTATCCCTGAAAGAAGTTCTGGCGTCTGAAGTTCAAAAAGTCTTGCATCCAGATCAAATCATCAGCACCTTTATCACCAATCGAACAGGTGTAGAAGGTGGTTTGGCAGAAGTAACGGATGGCGACTTGGCAACCCATGCGATTATTAAATCACCAAACAGCATCAAGACAGGTGATTATATTGGTATGAAGTTCAACAAGCCGGTAGCGATTCAAACTTTGACTTTTGCTATGGGAACGCAGGCAAATCCACGTGATACCTTTAGTAAGGCAGAAGTACAGTATCAAGATGAAAATGACAACTGGGTAACCTTGAAAGAGCCAAGCTATGTCGGAAATGAATCCCTTCTTAAGTTTGAAAATCTCAATATCAAGGCCAAGGCAGTTCGCATGATTGCGACAGCAGATCGTGAAAATACTTGGTTTGCAGTTCAGGAAATTGCAGTCAACCGGCCAGTTGAAAAAGCTCGTAGCCAACAAGCAACGACAGTTAGTCTTAGCTCAAACTTAGTTTATAAACTAAATACCTCAGCTCGTCAAATCACTGATGGCAAGGACAATACAGAAGCCATGATGGCAAATGCTGACGGTAGCAATACAACTCCAGTAGATGCCTGGGCACAGCTTGACCTCGGTGAAGTCAAGTCAGTCACTAAAGTTCGACTTCGCCAAGGAACGGGTGATAAACTTGCAGCAGGTGTACTTGAGTACTCTACAGATGGAACTGCATGGCAAGAGTTGGATCGCCTATCAGGAGAACAAACCAAGGAAGTGACCAGAGCTATCAATGCTCGATACATTCGAGTGCGCAATACCAAGGCTCTTGACCTCTGGTGGCGTATCCAAGACTTCTCTGTTGAGACACGCTCTGGAAGCAGTGAGTTAACGGACACCAACGTCGATGCCTTGAAGGAAACGCCAGTAGTGGATAGTTTAGGACGTTACGAGCTTCAAATTCCAGCTGGAACCAAACTCCCTGCGAATAGCTATCTAGGTATGAAGCTTGACCGTATCCATCAGGTCAAGAGCATCCAGCTCCAAGGTCAGGCCAACCCTGCTCTTAGCCTTGAGTACTCTGCAAATGCGCAAGAATGGACGCCAGCTAGCCAGTTGACTGATAGATCTGTGGCAACCCACTTAGTACGTTATGTGCGTCTGGTCAACAAAACAGATCAGGAACAAGCTGTGACAGCCACTTCTCTTCTTGTGACGACTAAAGAAGTGCAACCAACAAAATTGGAATCAACTTCAATGGGAATTCACCCAGCATACGGCAGCAATGATGTTCGTAAACTGAACAATCTAGATCAATTGTTTGACGGTGTTTACAACAACTTCGTTGAGTTTTCAGACTATGCCCATAAAGATGGCCACGTGACCTTGAAACTTGGTAGCGAACGCACTATCAAGAAGATTAGAGCCTACATCCAAGACGGAACTCAAAACTACCTTCGTGATGGTAAGATCCAAGTCAGCCAAGACGGTAAAACTTGGACAGATGTCGTGACAGTAGGAGATGGTGTGGCCAATAGCCAACACGATGATTCATTGACAGATGGTTGGACACATGATTCTAAGATGCCAGGAAATCGTTACATCGAAGGTGAATTGACGACACTAGTCAAAGCTAACTATCTCCGTGTTCTCTATACTGCAGACTATGATGCTCGTTTTGTAGGCTTTACAGAATTGGTCATCAACGATGGTGAATTTGTCAAACCAATCAATGATCCAACAGTAGAAGGAAACGGTGGAGAAAGCCAAGGCAACCTCTACAACAATCTTGTAGACGGCAAAGTCTTGACCAGCTATAAGTCTGAAAAAGACAAGGGAGAGTTGGTGTATCACTTGTCTGAGCCAACTAATGCCAACCATCTTCGTCTTGTCTCTAGTCTTCCTGAAGGAGCGAAAGCACGCATTCTTGCTAGAACACTCAAGGATGGTCAAGACAGTTGGACAGACCTCGGTGCCATTACATCTAGTCTCCAAACCTTCGCTATCCGAAATGGTGGCTCTCTTCTAGACGTCAAATTAGTCTGGGAAGGTGGCAAGGCTGAGTTTTATGAATTGGCAAGCTTCCATCAAGAATTAACAGAAGAATCGGTTCAATCAAGTAAGGGTGAAGAACAACCACCAGTTCTGGAGGTTCCTGAATTCACAGGTGGTGTCAATGCGGCTGAGGCAGCAGTGCATGAAGTACCAGAGTACACAGGTTCACTTGGTACAGCAGGAGATCAGCCAGCACCGACAGTTGAGAAACTAGAGTTTACAGGTGGTGTGAACGCGGTAGAAGCAGCAGTACATGAAGTACCGGAGTACACAGGTCCATTTGGTACAGCAGGAGACCAACCAGCACCGACAGTTGAGAAACTAGAGTTTACAGGTGGTGTGAACGCGGTAGAAGCAGCAGTACATGAAGTACCAGAGTACACAGGTCCGCTTGGTACAGCAGGAGATCAGCCAGCACCGATAGTTGAGAAACTAGAGTTTACAGGTGGTGTGAACGCGGTAGAAGCAGCAGTACATGAAGTACCAGAGTACACAGGTCCGCTTGGAACAGCCGGAGACCAACCAGCACCGACAGTTGAAAAACCAGAGTACAAATTGAACTTAAGTCCACTCGCTGATACTAAGACTCCAGAAGTTAAACATGATGATCAGAAGGAGCTTCCGGCAACAGGTGAAAGCAAATCTGACACAGCTCTCTTCCTAGCAGGCGTAAGTCTAGCCCTATCTGCTATTTTTATCGCAAAAGGGAAAAAGGAATAG
- the recU gene encoding Holliday junction resolvase RecU, with translation MVNYPHKLSSQKRQAPPSQTKNFANRGMSFEKMINATNDYYLSHGLAVIHKKPTPIQIVRVDYPQRSRAKIVEAYFRQASTTDYSGVYDGYYIDFEAKETRQKHAIPMKNFHLHQIQHMEQVLAQQGICFVLLHFSSQQETYLLPAIDLIRFYHQDRGQKSMPLGYIRENGYRIEPGAFPQIPYLEVIKEHLLGGKIR, from the coding sequence ATGGTCAACTATCCACATAAACTTTCATCACAGAAGAGACAAGCACCCCCGTCACAAACTAAAAATTTCGCAAATCGGGGAATGTCTTTTGAAAAGATGATCAACGCTACGAACGACTACTATTTGTCACATGGGTTAGCAGTGATTCACAAGAAACCGACACCCATCCAAATCGTACGTGTCGACTATCCCCAAAGAAGTCGAGCCAAGATCGTTGAAGCCTACTTTAGACAAGCCTCAACTACTGACTATTCAGGGGTTTATGATGGATACTACATCGACTTTGAAGCAAAGGAAACCAGGCAAAAACATGCGATTCCGATGAAGAATTTCCATCTTCACCAGATCCAGCATATGGAACAAGTTCTTGCCCAGCAAGGAATCTGCTTTGTCCTCCTTCACTTTTCTTCTCAGCAAGAAACCTACTTATTGCCGGCCATTGATTTGATTCGTTTCTATCATCAAGATAGAGGACAAAAGTCAATGCCACTTGGATATATTCGAGAAAATGGATATAGGATTGAGCCTGGTGCCTTTCCACAGATTCCCTATCTCGAAGTTATCAAAGAACATTTACTAGGTGGTAAAATAAGATGA
- the pbp1a gene encoding penicillin-binding protein PBP1A codes for MNKQTFLRIVKYVSICLLTVFIAAIMLGGGLFLYYVSKAPALSESKLVATTSSKIYDSKNELIADLGSERRVNAQANEIPTELVNAIVSIEDHRFFSHRGVDTIRILGATLRNLRGGGGLQGASTLTQQLIKLTYFSTSTSDQTLSRKAQEAWLAVQLEQKATKQEILTYYINKVYMSNGNYGMQTAAQSYYGKDLKDLSIPQLALLAGMPQAPNQYDPYSHPEAAQERRNLVLSEMKGQGYITAEQYEKAINTPITDGLQSLKSANSYPPYMDNYLKEVIDQVEQETGYNLLTTGMEVYTNVDSKVQQRLWDIYNTDEYVNYPDDELQVASTIVDVTNGKVIAQLGARHQSSNVSFGINQAVETNRDWGSTMKPITDYAPALEYGVYDSTASIVHDNPYNYPGTSTPVYNWDKSYFGNITLQYALQQSRNVPAVETLEKVGLDRAKTFLNGLGIDYPSIHYANAISSNTTESDKKYGASSEKMAAAYAAFANGGIYRKPMYINKIVFSDGSSKEFSDSGTRAMKETTAYMMTEMMKTVLTYGTGRGAYLSWLPQAGKTGTSNYTDDEIEKYIKNSGYVAPDEMFVGYTRKYSMAVWTGYSNRLTPIVGDGFYVAAKVYRSMMTYLSTDDHPGDWTMPEGLYRSGEFVFKNGARNTWTPSSSTQQSSTSESSSSTSESSSTQASTTTPNTSQTQTIPQQSGTAPAEQNQPSQSQQ; via the coding sequence ATGAACAAACAAACTTTCCTGCGAATAGTTAAGTATGTCAGTATCTGCCTCTTAACTGTATTTATCGCAGCTATTATGCTAGGTGGAGGCCTCTTTCTCTACTATGTAAGCAAGGCTCCAGCCCTATCCGAAAGCAAATTAGTCGCTACAACGTCTAGTAAGATCTATGACAGCAAAAATGAACTTATCGCTGATCTGGGTTCTGAGCGCCGTGTCAATGCACAGGCTAATGAAATCCCTACGGAACTGGTCAATGCAATTGTCTCTATTGAAGATCATCGTTTCTTCAGTCACCGAGGAGTAGATACGATTCGTATCCTAGGCGCCACTCTACGAAATCTTCGTGGTGGCGGAGGACTCCAAGGTGCTTCAACTTTGACACAGCAGTTGATTAAATTAACCTATTTCTCAACGTCAACATCTGACCAGACACTTTCACGTAAGGCACAGGAAGCTTGGCTAGCCGTTCAGCTAGAACAAAAAGCGACCAAACAAGAGATCTTGACCTACTACATCAACAAGGTCTATATGTCCAACGGTAACTACGGAATGCAGACAGCTGCTCAAAGTTACTATGGCAAAGACCTCAAAGATTTGAGTATTCCTCAATTGGCCCTCCTTGCCGGAATGCCTCAGGCTCCAAACCAGTATGATCCATACTCGCATCCGGAAGCCGCCCAAGAACGACGCAATCTCGTCCTTTCTGAGATGAAGGGACAAGGTTACATTACAGCCGAACAATACGAAAAAGCGATTAATACTCCCATTACAGATGGACTTCAAAGCCTAAAATCGGCTAACAGTTATCCTCCATACATGGATAATTACCTCAAAGAGGTGATTGACCAAGTTGAACAGGAAACAGGTTACAACCTTTTAACTACGGGTATGGAAGTCTACACAAACGTTGATTCTAAGGTCCAACAACGTCTCTGGGATATTTACAATACGGACGAGTATGTCAACTATCCAGATGATGAGTTACAGGTGGCCTCTACTATCGTTGATGTCACAAACGGGAAAGTCATTGCCCAATTAGGTGCTCGCCACCAATCAAGTAATGTTTCCTTTGGAATAAACCAGGCTGTAGAAACTAACCGTGACTGGGGTTCTACCATGAAGCCTATTACAGACTATGCTCCTGCTTTGGAATACGGCGTTTATGACTCAACTGCTTCAATTGTTCACGATAATCCTTATAATTACCCTGGAACCTCTACCCCTGTCTATAACTGGGATAAGAGTTACTTTGGAAACATAACACTCCAGTATGCTCTCCAGCAATCACGGAATGTGCCGGCTGTAGAAACGCTAGAGAAAGTAGGACTTGATCGTGCCAAGACGTTTCTAAATGGACTCGGTATTGACTACCCAAGCATACACTATGCTAATGCTATTTCAAGTAATACAACTGAATCTGACAAAAAGTATGGAGCAAGCAGCGAAAAGATGGCTGCTGCTTACGCGGCTTTTGCTAACGGTGGTATCTACCGCAAACCGATGTATATCAACAAAATTGTCTTCAGTGATGGTAGTTCAAAAGAGTTTTCTGATTCAGGAACACGCGCTATGAAAGAAACAACTGCCTACATGATGACAGAGATGATGAAAACAGTTCTGACCTACGGAACAGGACGTGGAGCCTACCTTTCATGGCTACCACAAGCTGGTAAGACTGGAACATCAAACTATACAGATGATGAAATCGAGAAATACATCAAGAACTCTGGTTATGTAGCTCCTGACGAAATGTTTGTTGGCTATACTCGTAAATATTCAATGGCTGTCTGGACCGGTTACTCTAACCGACTTACTCCTATCGTGGGTGATGGCTTCTACGTTGCAGCTAAGGTCTACCGTTCTATGATGACCTACCTCTCAACAGATGACCATCCAGGGGATTGGACCATGCCTGAAGGCCTTTACAGAAGCGGAGAATTTGTCTTTAAGAATGGAGCACGCAATACGTGGACCCCTTCATCTTCTACCCAACAAAGTTCTACATCTGAAAGTTCTAGCTCAACATCTGAGAGTTCTAGTACACAAGCAAGTACAACAACTCCAAACACAAGTCAAACGCAGACGATTCCTCAACAATCAGGAACTGCACCTGCTGAGCAAAATCAACCAAGTCAATCGCAACAATAA